CGATCATAGCACGCGTACAGAGTATGAACTCGGCAGGAGGACCCGGGGGATGACGGTGCAGCTGGGAAGCACCGGGAATCCGTCTCCCCTTCCAGACAAGAGTCGTGCTGGCAGCCTCTCCCTGACTTCCAGGAGATGGAGAGAACgggaacatttttttctccttttctcccatctacccctccccacttcatttttcactttttccccttttaagGAGCCAGACACGTAAGGACTAAGCTGTTCAAAAGCCAACGCATGGAATCGTTCGTTATCctctacacctgaaactcacatagctgttaactatactggaattaaaatgaaaaacttaataataataaaaaaaaaaaagccactgtaTATATGGGAGATTTGGGAAAATCACTACACACACCCAGAAAGGTGCAGGCTCATGAAAACAGAAACAGCACATGATAATTAAACAaagaaagggcgcctgggtggctcagtcggttaagcgtctgacttcggcccaggtcatgatctcgcggcttgtgggttcgagccccgcgtcgggctctgggctgacagctcggagcctggaacctgcttcagattcggtgtcttcctctcactctctgcccctcccccgttcacactctgtctctctcaaaaataaacaaacataaaaaaaaaaattaaacaaagaagcCACACAAACCTTCcccctggggaagggggagattTGGATCTCTGGAGTTAACACATTATTAAActcaaatgtccagttttcaacaacagcaaaaatcacaaggcaaacaaagaaacaggaaaagtatagcccaaggtaaaaaaaaaaaaaaaaaagaaaaagaaaaaaaaatcaacagaaaccaCTCCTGAGAAAGGCCAGATGGTGGGCTTACTGAACAAAGACTTTAAACCAACTTAAAAATGCTCACAGAAAGGAAGACATGCAAGAAAACGTTGtgtgaataaaaacagaaacatcacTAAGGGCAGagaaaatttaacaataaacCAAAAGAAGATCCTGCAGCTAAAAAGTACAATAACcgaaatgaaaaattcaccagAGGAATTCAATTCATGATGTGAACAGTGATTTCTGATAGGACAATAGCAATTATCAAGTTCGAGGAACAGGGAGAAATAAGGACCGAAGAAAGTGAACGGCAGCGTGAGGGATTTGTGAGACACCATCGAGAGGGCCGACATACACATGTGGAGTCccaggaggaaaggggcagaatgattatttgaagaaatgatggcccCACACTTCCCATGTTTGATGAATGGCGTTAGTAAAcgtccaagaagctcaacaaattcCAAGTAGGATGACACACATTGAGACACATGAATAGTCCAACTGCTGAAAGAGAatctctttgagagagagcagagataaAAGGCAAGTTTCtatgtataaatgtttatattaaaaaagaagatctcCATGCAACAACCTAACTATTAACCTAAGgaaccagaaaacaacaaaagtaaatcTGAAGCTAACAGAGgagaggaaatgataaagattagagcagagattttaaaaattgagaatagaggggtgcctgggtggctcagtcagttgagcgtccgactttggcttaggtcatgatctcgtagttcttgagttcgaaccccgcatcgggctctgtgctgacagctcagagcctggagtctgctttggattctgtgtctccctcaccctctgtcccttccctgctcatgctctgtctctgtctctcaaaaatgaataaacgttaaaaaaaattttttttttaattgagaatgaaaaacacaaaagataacCAACAAAACCACGAGTTGGTCCTTCAAAGAGATTAACAAAAccgggggcgcctaggtggctcagtcggttgagcgtctgacttcagctcaggtcacgatcttgcagtcggtgagttcgagctctgcatcgggctctgtgctgacagacagctcagagcctggagcctgttttggattctgtgtgtgtctctctctctgaccctctcccattcatgttctgtctctctctgtctcaaaaataaataaacgttaaaaaaaattaaaaaaaaaaaaagattaacaaaactgACAGGcttttagctagactaagaaaaaagcGAGAAGACTCAAATTGATAAGCTCAGAAATAAGAGGGGGACACTACTACCTACTTTACAGACATAAAAAGCATGATGAGAGTACTCTGAACAGCTGTACAACCAAGAAACTGCATAACCAAGAAGAAACATACAAATGCCCagaaacacaaaacctaccaaagactgaatcacaaagaaacagaaaagctaAACAGATCTATCattagtaaggagattgaatcagtaatcaaaatcctCTTGAGCCTAagtttctaccaaacatttaaagaagaactaaCATCGATCCCTCTCTGACTTTTCCAAAAATACTGAAGAGCAGGGAACACATCCTAACTCATTCTAGGAGGCCAGTGTTGCCCTGATACCAAGGTCAGACAAAGACACTAcgaagaaaactacagaccaatatcccttatgaaccttgatgcaaaaatcttcaacaaatattagcgagccaaattcagcagcatattaaaaggatcagACACTGTGGTCAAGTGGGAATCCCTGGGGTGCAGGGATGGCTCCACATATGAAAAATCAATATAGCCACATGtttggtatagagattacttaaaaatgaaattaaaaaccatgtttttaggggcgcctgggtggcgtagtcggttaggcgtccgacttcagccaggtcacgatctcgcggtccgtgagttcgagccccgcgtcaggctctgggctgatggctcggagcctggagcctgtttccagttctgtgtctccctctctctctgcccctcccccgttcatgctctgtctctctctgtcccaaaaataaataaaaaacgttgaaaaaaaaaattaaaaacaaaacaaaacaaaacacaccatttttttaatgtttatttattttcgagagacagagacagagtgcaagcaggggagggggagaaagagagagggagacacagaatctgaaacaggctccaggctcccagctgtcacatagagcctggtgcggggcttgaattcccggaccgtgagatcatgacctcatgggcggacacctaaccgactgagccacccagacactccaaaaaatgaaatcttaaaaaaaaaaaaaaaaaaaaaaaagtatgtatgtatgtgtacacacacacacacacacacacacacacacacacacacacacgtatggaCCGCCTAGCTGGCTTggtaggtagagcatgtgactcttgagctcagggttgtgagtttgagccccacgttgggtgtacagattatttaaaaataaagtcttaggggcgcctgggtggcttggtcagttaagcatctgacttcagctcaggtcatgatctcacggtctgtgagttcgagccccgtgtcgggctctgtgctgacagctcagagcctggagcctgtttcagattctgtgtctccctctctctctgctcctcccctgttcatgctctgtctctctcagtctcaaaaataaataaaccttaaaaaaattaaaaaaaaaaaaagtcttaaaaggaaaagaaaaatcaatataatagaccacattaacagaatgaataaaacaacGCAATCATTTCAACTGTTGcagaaaggcatttgacaaaattcaacactctttcgtgataaaaaccctcaacaaactaTGAATAGCATGAAACTGCCTCAACATAACACGagccatgtatgaaaaactcacagctcaCATCATACCCAATGGAGAAAGACTATCAGCTTTTTTTCTAAGagcaggaacaaggcaagaatgttgGCTTTTGCCACTTAGAGtcaacacagtactagaagtgctagccagagcaatcaggcaagaaaaagaaaagatatctacgttagaaaagaaaaaattaaagttatctCTGATCACAGATGACACGCTCTTACGTGCAGAAAACTCTAAGATgatgcgcacgcgcgcacacacacacacacacacacacacacacacaatctgttgGGATAGATGTATTCGGCAAAGTAGCGGGACAcaaaaccaacacacacaaaccaaTTATGCTTCTATATGCTAATGGTGAACGATTtgaaaaggaaactaagaaaacaactGTCTTTACAATAGTATTAacatagaataaaatacttagggattaattcagccaagaaaacaaaatatacgAAAACTAAAAAACACcgctgaaagaaatgaaaacgtaGAAACTCACGGAAAGGACATCCCATATTTGTGGATTAGGAGACTTAATATCCGCCGAGCCGTTGACACTACCTGAGGCAAACTACAGATTCGGTGCTGTCACGATCAAAGTGCCAGCGATGgctttttgcagaaatagaaaaaccatcctaaaattcatatggaatctcaagggattCCAGGAGGCAAGACAATGTTGAAGatcaaagttggaggactcacacttcctgatctGTAAACTTATGGTAAAGggacagtaatcaagacagtgtggtgttgACATAAAGACGGACACATGATAGGCCAACGGAACAGAAAGCCCGGAAATAAACCCTcacctatgtgatgagatgattTCTGACAACGATGCCGAGACCATCAGAGGAGAAAGGACCGTCTTTTcaaccaatggtgctgggaaaatcgGAGGTCTAcatacaaaacaatgaaactgaacCCTTATTCAGCACCACggacaaaaattaactcaatttATCCTGGGAACAAAATGTGAgcgctaaaaccataaaactcttagaacaaAGCAAAATCTTCACCCGACTGgatttagcaatgattttttggatgtgacaacaaaagcacaggcagaaaaaaaaagccgAACTGGATTTTATGACGATTACAAACTTTTGGGCGAAGAACACgatcaacagaataaaaaggcaaccccacagaatgggaaaaaaatatttgcagatcatatacctgacaaagggttaatatccacaatatatacAGAACTCTCATAACCCAACAGCAAAAAGACTACCCGATTCAAAAaggggcaaaagacctgaacagacatttctccaaaaaaggtATATAAATGGCCGacagcacacgaaaagatgctcaacatcattaattcgGGAAATGTAAATCGAAACCACCacgaggtatcacctcacactcaTCAGGTGGctactctaaaaataataaacaagctggcgaggatgtggaaaaactggaaccttCTTTGCACGGCTGGTGGCATTAATGTAAAACGGTGCGGCCATTGTCGAAAACAGCATAGTGGTTCcttaaaaactcaaaaatggaattaccgtgtgatccagcaatcccacttctgcgAATATACCCCAAAGAGTTGAAAGTAAGTTCTCCACGAGATATCAGTCCAGTCACGTTCACACCAGCATCATTCGACAGTAGCCAAAAGGCAGAAGTAACCCAAGAGTCCATCCGTgggtgaacggataaacaaaatttgGTCCATCCGTGCAACAcggtattattcagccttaaaaaggaaggaaattcttaaAAACGAAAATAAGGGGAAGAGAATTATGACACAGGCTACAACGTGAATGGACCACGGAGAcatgatactaagtgaaataaaccagtcacaaaagataaatatggtatgatttcacttgcaggaggtccctagaggagtcagattcatagaaacagaaagcagaaccaGAGGGTGCCAGGGATTGGGAGAGGAGGAATGGGAATTCGTtttttaatggggacagagtttcagttttgcaagagaaaaaggagccctggAGACCAATTGGTGGGGCTGGTTGCACAGCAATGCGAACGTACTTAACGCTACGGAATTGTGCACTTAGCAACGGCTAAGGTGGTAAATGTCCTGTTAAGAGATCTCATCACAACTAAGGAAGACCGGGAAGAAAAGTTACCGCAGCGTACCTAAAACTGCTATCCTTAGATAGGTCTGCTTACGGGGTGGCCCCGGCTGGAGTCTGGGGAGCCTGGATTTCAGAAAGGTGCCCACCCCTAAGTGACAAGAGTGGCTCACCGCGCCTGTTTGCTCCGCAGCAGCGTGGCTCAGGCTGAACGCCTGCTTCACCCTTGCTGAGGAGTCTGGGATGTTGGCACACGTCAGGCAGAGGGTGCCAACGCGACGAGCAACACCCTGAGCGCTCAGTCTCTAACGAGCATCCCTGGTGGACACCACCTCGTATGGGTCACCAGGGCACGCTGCTCGGGCATTAAGCACACGGTGGGACCACACTGGGAGACGACTCTACAAGCctgtgcctgcccccccccccccaagagccCCCCTCCCCGTGCCCCTTCTCTTTGCCGATTCCCTTCTGTATCCTTTTGCTCCAACACAGCTGAGCCAGGAGTAGGACTGCATCCCGAGTCCCGACTGCAACACTGAGCCTGGTGGTGGGGGGCTTGGGAATCTCTACGCAAACAGGTTATACTATTAAAagtaatttcacctgtttctacTCGCTGTGGCACTAGCGACCTCACGATGACAGATGTGCTCACGTTATGCTTCCGTGGGTGGCACTGCTTGAATGTCTCGGAATTACAAGCGAGCCAGAGCTTCCATTTTGTAGGAGAAACTGACGCCCAGAGAGGGTGGCAGGCGTggctgaggccacacagcaaacAGGGAACAAAGACTTGGGCCGGTCACCCTGCTGTAGGCCTCCAGCCCCTGGGCACTTACCAGATGGGCCCCGAGTGGTCGTCTTGGGGACCGAGGACTTTCTGGACAGGGGTGCCCGACCTCCCTTGTCACTGGGCTCGCTCCGGGTGCCGAGGGGCCGACCGGCCCGGTCTCCACCGGCCAGTCCCTTGGTTTTGGCAGTGGTCGCGGGAGTGGCTTTGGAGGCGGGAGTGGCTTTGGAGGCGGCAGTGCTGGGGTGAGGGCGAACCCCGGACTTCCGGGTGCGGCCGTGGCCCTCCGTCAGCCGGGCCTGCTCAGGGGGCAGCACCTCGGGGTCCACCATGCAGATGCCGGGAGGGGTGGGCAGCGGCGGGGGGAACTTGAGGGGCTCGGGCAGCGGGTCACGGCGAGGGACCCCTGCGCCCTCCATGTCTTCATCCGAGTCCGCGATGCCGGGGGCGGCAGGCAGGGGGTCCGAGTCAGACAGGGTGGGCAGGGACTCGCTGACGGAGGTGGGTGGGGTCTCCTCAGCTCCCGGGGCTCCCGCCCGCTCCTGGGACCGGGCGCTGCTATCAGAGCTGCCTGGGGACGCGGGCGCGGGTGCCACGGGCACAGCCTtccggtgctcaaactcacagggTGACACCAGGCACAGGTCCACGTCGTGCGGGGAGGCCGATCGCCGTACCCGGGGGCCGCGGAGGGGGAGGCTCAGCCCAGCGTCGCCCGCGGCGgcaggcggcggcggcagcaCCTGCTCGAAGGAGACGGACAGGGACTCGTCCACCTCCGTGGAGTGCGGGGATCCCACCTCGGCAGGCAGTGACGGTGTGGTCACCGTGGGCGAGGCATCCGGCCCAGCCTCCCCGCCCCGCAGCGGGCTCAGCGACAGCCGCCCGCTGCCCTCCGCCGGGCCCTGGTGGGCTCCAGTAGGCGAGGGTGTGCGCGGCCGGGGGGTGCTGGCACCCAAAAGCAGCTCCAGCGTCTTCTCCTCCAAGGTGCCGCCGTCCTCCCCGGGCGGGCTCAGCCCCAGCTCCAGGCTGCTCTCCTGGCTGGGGGTGGCCaccagctggggggcgggggagccgCAGGCCTCTGGCGGCGGCGGGCTGGCCTCTCCACAGCGGAAGCTGGGGGGGCTGTGGGGCCCGTTCTCCGCCGGCGGGACGCCCGGGCGGGGGACATTGGGTGCCCTGCGGGGCCTGGGGGCGGCCTGGGCACCCGCCTTCTTCACGCTGACCGAAGCGGAGGCTGCCCGGCGCACCTCCTGGGGCTGGGTCCGAGGGACGCTTGGCTTGGGGTCCTTCTTCACCTCCCGGGGGAGCCTGGCTTCTTTCTCAGCCCTGCGGGGGGCCTCGACTCGAGGCGGGTCCTTCCGGGCCCCCACAGGGCGCTCCGGGGCAGGCCTGGCCGGTGCCATCGTCCGGCCTTCTCTTCTTAAGCTGTCCCGGGAGCCCACGCTTTCCTTGCTCTCCGCTCGCCGAGGCCCCACTAGGTCCTGGGGGGTCACCACAGGCTCTCGCAAGAACCCCAGGTGCTGCAGGCGGACCAGGCCATCCAGGAGGCGGGCGGGAGGTGTGCAGCCAGGGAACAGCACGCGCACCACCTTCTCGGTGGGGCCCGCGGGGTGCCACACTAGCAGGGCGCACACGGAGGCCGACGAGCGGTCAGCACCAGCCGCGGGCGGGTGCAGCACATACATGTCCAGCCGGCCCACGCCCATCTTCTGAAAGAGCACGGTGGGCTCGGCCGGGAGCGGCCCGCGGTTCAGAGTCAGGGGCGCGATGCCCAGCCGGGCCAAGAGGCTCAGGGCCAGCTCCGCCTCGTCCTCGCCGCTCACCAGACGCGAGATGGCCACGCGGGCGTTGAGGAACACGACCCCCAGGTTGGGGGAGATGAGCCTGCGGAGCCTGTCGTCCCCGGAGCCCCCGCCGGCCGCCGCCTCGTCTCGCTCGGCCAGCTTGCGCCGCAGAAGACTGTTGAGGCCCGGGAGGCTGTCGGCGCCGGCGTGGGTCACCAGCACGGCGTCCACCCGGTCCAGGTGCCGCACCAGCTTCCAAAAGCTCGACTTGGGGTTGGAGCCACCGTTGACCAGCACGGTGAAGCCATTGACGGCGAAGAAGGCGGCGTCGCCGAGGCCGCCGGGGAAGATGTAGCAGCAAGGCCGGGCGAGCCTGAGGAAGCCCACGGACGCTGGCGGCTCGAGCAGCTCAAAGGGAGACGGGGCCTCCAGCGACTCAGCCACGTACTCCAGGAACTGGCGCAGGCCCTCGGAAGCCGGCAGCTGCACGGGTGGGTTCCACTGCACCCGGAGCGCGCCCTGGAGGCCCAGCACCTCAGGTGCCAGCTGGGCCCAGTCACCGAAGGTTGGGCAGGTGATGGTGAGCTTCGGCAGGTCTGCAGGTGGGGGTGTGGACGCCAGAAGATCCCGGATCTACAGAGGGGCGGGGGTGACGGTTAAGAAGCCCCCTGGAGCCGGGCAACACCCAGCGCCTCGGGAAAAGTGGGCAAGGGCCCCTCCATCTTGATTCCTGGGGCTGGGAGAGTCCTTTGGCCGACCCTCGTCACCATTACGACAAATCGCAGACAAATCCCAGCCATCCCCACGGTCCGCAGAGACACATGCTCCTGACTCAccacctgcttccctcccctcccctcccctctcactctccctgccccaaggcctttgcacttgctgttctctACAGCACAGCTCCCTCCAGGGACACCTTCCATGCTCCCCACCTCTGCTTTTTAGCTCACCGTCGTCACCTCACTCTCTACAACGGAAAAAGGTAAGGTTTATCGGCTGGCTTTGTTCATTTGCCACACCCGGACGAAGGACTTTAGAAAGGACCCTACCCAGCTGGGACCTGGAAGCTGGGGTGCCACTTGAGGTCTCTGGGATGTCTGCTGATCTACAGGCCTAGCCTCAAACCACACACCGTCGTGGGTGAGGGAACTGGGGCCCGACAATGGGAGGGACATGTGTCAGTGCTGCTGCTCCACAGAGGAAGGGATGGGGTGCAGAGAGGGACAGGTCACTAGGGCCACACAGCCCGAACTCAGAGCCAGGGGAAGCAAGACGAGGAGGAGGTGGCTTACCTCTTTGTCCCCTAGGACCTGGAGGAAGTGGCGGGGCGAGAAGCCCCCCGTCTGGAGCAGCAGCTCCCCTGTCCCTTCCAGGCAGGGCCCAGCCAATACCAGCAGCTTATGAGGGGCAGGGTCCAGCAGAAGGTTCCGGAGCTGAGGAAGGGGGAGACTGTTAAAGGCCCCACTCTGTGCCGTGACAAGGCCTACACCCTGCTTTGAGATGGCTCCCAGCCCCAAATCTCCATACAACCACCCGaatccctgtccccaccccagtaCTCAACTAGAAGCTGGAAGGGTACCCTCCGGGCCTCCTGCTGAGCCCAACACCCTTCCCCCAACAAATTCCTGCTGCTCTTCCTACAAAGCCAGGCTCCGGGGCCTCCTCTTCCTAGAAGCCCACCATACCCTTTCTGGATTCCCTGGagcccactctctctctggcccagccTCAAGGCCATGGAGAAGAGTGTATCTGTGTCTGGCTCTATCTCCTTCAGAGCTCCTTGAGGGAACAAAATGGAGCATTTTTGATCAGAGGAATCCACCTATACCGGGGTCTCTAGAGGGGCGTCCTGGGCTTCATCTTGTTCATTTTTCCTATGGGTAACTAGGAGAAGGGTATAAGATGTCCATAAATTAGAAGGATTAGGAAGTCAATtcggggctccagggtggctcagtctgttaagcgtccgactctttgttttagctgacggcacagagcctgcttgggattctctctctccccctctctgccccttctgtgctctcacacactttctctctctaaataaataaataaactaaaaaacaaaacaaaaaaacaaacaaacaaaaaaaaagtcaattcagACAACTCCTGGGGGGCCCAGCTAGCGAGGGAGGCACAAGATGCAAACGTCAGCTGagtcctgccttcctgcctccagaccTTCCTCGCAAACTCCAGTCTTTCCTGACTTCACCTGTTCCTCCCACCGTCACCTCCGAGGGGGTGACAAGC
This DNA window, taken from Neofelis nebulosa isolate mNeoNeb1 chromosome 4, mNeoNeb1.pri, whole genome shotgun sequence, encodes the following:
- the MAP1S gene encoding microtubule-associated protein 1S encodes the protein MAAAAAAAAAAAGPGATQAPSSLLLVVGGECGCSGLLAYVLEELERGIRSWDIDPGICSLDEQLKIFVSRHSATFSSIVKGQRSLHHRGDTLETLVLLNPSDKSLCDELRNLLLDPAPHKLLVLAGPCLEGTGELLLQTGGFSPRHFLQVLGDKEIRDLLASTPPPADLPKLTITCPTFGDWAQLAPEVLGLQGALRVQWNPPVQLPASEGLRQFLEYVAESLEAPSPFELLEPPASVGFLRLARPCCYIFPGGLGDAAFFAVNGFTVLVNGGSNPKSSFWKLVRHLDRVDAVLVTHAGADSLPGLNSLLRRKLAERDEAAAGGGSGDDRLRRLISPNLGVVFLNARVAISRLVSGEDEAELALSLLARLGIAPLTLNRGPLPAEPTVLFQKMGVGRLDMYVLHPPAAGADRSSASVCALLVWHPAGPTEKVVRVLFPGCTPPARLLDGLVRLQHLGFLREPVVTPQDLVGPRRAESKESVGSRDSLRREGRTMAPARPAPERPVGARKDPPRVEAPRRAEKEARLPREVKKDPKPSVPRTQPQEVRRAASASVSVKKAGAQAAPRPRRAPNVPRPGVPPAENGPHSPPSFRCGEASPPPPEACGSPAPQLVATPSQESSLELGLSPPGEDGGTLEEKTLELLLGASTPRPRTPSPTGAHQGPAEGSGRLSLSPLRGGEAGPDASPTVTTPSLPAEVGSPHSTEVDESLSVSFEQVLPPPPAAAGDAGLSLPLRGPRVRRSASPHDVDLCLVSPCEFEHRKAVPVAPAPASPGSSDSSARSQERAGAPGAEETPPTSVSESLPTLSDSDPLPAAPGIADSDEDMEGAGVPRRDPLPEPLKFPPPLPTPPGICMVDPEVLPPEQARLTEGHGRTRKSGVRPHPSTAASKATPASKATPATTAKTKGLAGGDRAGRPLGTRSEPSDKGGRAPLSRKSSVPKTTTRGPSGSAGSRPGGSAAPPGSPVYLDLAYLPSGSSARLVDEEFFRRVRALCYVISGQDQRKEEGMRAVLDALLAGKQQWDRDLQVTLIPTFDSAAMHEWYEETHARHQALGITVLGSNSTVSMQDEAFPACKVEF